Within the Arthrobacter sp. V1I7 genome, the region GGCCCAGCTCGGGAAGAAGGTCTGGTTCTTGTTGAACTCGATGCAGAAGCCGCCGAGCTTGCCCTTCCGGGGGTTGAGGAACTCGCGCGTGAAGGCCCAGTCCCCGCTGGCGCCGGAGGTCGGGTAGGTGGTGCCCCAGAGCCAGAAACCCTGTTTGCTCACGTACCCCTGATTGCGGACGGCGTTGATCCCGTCGCCGACCACGGCGGCGGCGGCCTTGACCTCCGCCAGCCGGGCCGCCGGGAGGTATTCACCGTAGGCGTCTCCGGAGACGCCGCGCTTCCCGTCCCAGGCGGTGTTCATGAACGACTTGGACGGGTCTGCGGGCTGGTTCTCGTCGTCGCCCCAAGGGTGGAGGACGACTCCGCTGTAGGAGTGTACGTCCACGAAGTAGCGGGCCCTCGGGAACCGGTCCACGAGCCATTGGACGTTACGTGTTTCCGGCTCGGAGAAGGGGCCGGTCCCGTGGAAGATACCCGATCCCGGATCGGCCGATGCCAGCGTCACGGGATTCGCCGCGGGGGAGAACTTGGTCTTGAAGTCCCAGAGGAAGTCGTAGTTGCGGTTGACGTCGACGCCAGCGTCTCCGGTTGAGCCCCCGCCGCTGGCCGGGTTGCGGTTCTTCCGCCACATCGCCTGACCGGGCCCGGGGGTCCCGCCCATGCTGTAGGCCCGGCCGTCCGGGTTGATGTCGGGGAAAACGACGACGTCGGTCCGGTTCACGATCCCCTTGACTTCCGCGGCGGAAAACGTCTTCGCGCCGTACGCGAGGCCCGCGTGGGTGGTGTACGCCTCGAGGAGGTCGGCGGCGAGGTTGACCAGGATGTCCGGGCCGCCCCACTCACGGGCGTGGACGCCGCTGACGAACACGAACGCCGGACGGCAGTGGAATTTTCGGTTGCCGCGGATCAGCAACGCGTGGCTGCGGCGTCCCTCGTGGGTGGTATTCGGCAGCGGGAGCAGCTGTGTCAGGCGCGGGTAGGCGTTATTCAAGCCGATCAGCGCCGACTCGATCTCGGTGACGTTGAGGAAGGTCATTGCCGTGCCTTTCCGGCCGGGCCGTCGGCCGGGCCGCCGGGCTTGCCGCCGCCGGTGTCCCCGTGGACCTTGCGGCCCAGGCCCTGCGGCGCGGCGCGGCCGCCGTCGAACCGGTCGCCGGCACCTACCTCGGCGAGGCGCACGCGCGCCTGCTCCGACAGATTGGCGCCGACCTGGATCTCGTACCCCTCGGCGCGCAGGGATCCGATCTGCCGGGAGGTGAGGAACAAGTCCAGCCATCCTGTCCCGTCGCGGTTGTCGCTGATGTGCGGGTGGTCGCCAACGTCGAATTCGCCCCGGCGGAGCAGTTGGTCGACCTGCTCCGGGGTGCCCTTGAGGCGGACGGCGAACTGGTCGTCTTCGCGCTCCGGTCCGCTGTCCTCGGCTGTCCGGTCCGTCATGGCTTGGCCTCGGTCCACTGGGTTGGTTCGGCCCCCACGCATAGGGTACGGCAGTCTTCGAACCGGCGACAGACTGCGGGCCTACCACGGTCCGACGGCGAGGCTGAGCCACGGCGCTCTTCGCGGCCTACGGCACCTCGGACGCGATCGTGGTCTATTGGCTGGACGCCGCAGCATATCCGCATTGCCCCTTCGTGCGGGCGGCTAACCAGTTTCCGCCCATGAAAAAACCCCTCCATTCGGGCAAAATCGACGGAATGGAGGGGTTTGTGGGGCCCCCTGTCGGATTCGAACCGACGACCCCCGCTTTACAAGAGCGGTGCTCTGGCCAACTGAGCTAAGGAGGCATTCCTTCGCGCCAAGCGGGACCATGCCCGGGAAGGGGCTGGCGCCAGGGCGCTAGATAAGGTTAGCCCACTGACCCCCGGTGGTAAAAACCCGGCCGGGACGCGCGCCGGGCCGCCACACGAACAGCCGCCAGGCCGCCACACGGACGCGCGCCGGACCGCCCGACGAACCGCAGGCCGGCACAAAAAACAGCCGGCCCGGTTCCGGACGAATCCGCGACCGGGCCGGCTGCTGTTGCCTTGCGGTGGTGCTGTTACTGCTTGGCGTCGATTGCGGCTGTCAGGAACTGTTCAAACGGAATCTGGGCGCTCTCGCCCTTGCCCCACTGCTTGCCTTCGACGAAGACGGTGGGCGTACCCGTGACGCCGATGGCCGAGGCTTGCTGGGTGGAGTACTTCACGTACGGGCGGTAGGTCTTGTCATCCACGCACTGGTCGATGTTCTTCGCACCGATGTCGGTGGCCATCCTCTTCAGGTCCGCATCGGAAAGGCCGGCCCCGCCTTCGGCAGGCTGCCGGTCGAAGAGCGCGTTGACGAAGTCCGCGTACTTCTCCGGGGACTCGTTCACCACGCAGGCGGCAGCGTTGGCCGCCCGGGAGGAGTAGTTGGTGGTGGACCGGGTGTCCAGGAAGCCGAGCGGCCGGTACTCCACCGAAATTTTTCCTTCGTTGCGCAGGCCGGTCAGGGTTTCGTTGTACCGCGCTTCGAAGTCCTTGCACACGGGGCAGATGAAGTCGACGTAGAGGACGACCTTGACCGGCTTGTCGGCCTCCGGCTCGGCGCCCGGCGCGGTGACCTCAGCCGGCGGCGTGGCCGGCGCTGCCGGAAGGTCAGCGAGCTTGACGGTCGCCGGGGCCAGCTTGGCCACCTCGGAATTGGCCAGCAGCGTGACGCCACCGTGGACGTTGCCGTTGGCCGGCGTCGGCCCCTCATCGGCGATCGGGGCGTTGCTCTGAATGTTTGAGGTAACCACCAGCGCCACGACAACGATGATGGCCACGACGGCCGCAACAATGCCCCAGCCGATGAGCAGCTTGTTGCGCTTTTCCTTCTTCAGCTGCGCCTCGCGGATTTCACGGGCTTTCTCGCGGGCCGCGGCAGTGCGCTCTGCCTTGGACTGACGGGGGTCGTTTGCGGGGCTCATTAATTCCTCGTGTCGATCGGCCTGAAATGCTCCACTGGGTGGCAACTTCATCATTTTAGGGGAGAAACCCGAGAGCTTGCGCTTTCAAGTTTCCCTTCACGCCTCCCAACGGACAAATGGCCCGGAAGATTCCGTCCGGCTAGGGTGGGCTGAGAGCCACGAGCGACCCCAGGGGGCAGCAATGCAAGCGACCGACCGCGCCGACCGCGCCGACCACGGCGAGGAACAGACCTCCGAAGCGGAAGGAACAATCCAGGGCACGGCATCCGAAGCCACCGCCGGGGCGGTCTCACTGTACGACTTCATGGTGGTCTCCAACCGCCTGCCGGTGGACCGCTGCTCCCCGGACGAGCCCGGCTGCGAGGACGGTTGGCGCCGCTCCCCCGGCGGCCTCGTCACCGCCCTGGCACCCATGATGACGAAGACGGACGGCGCCTGGGTGGGCTGGCACGGCGCCCCCGATGAAACCGTGAAGCCTTTCAGCCACGGCGGCATCGACCTGGTCCCGGTCCAGCTCAGCACGGAGGACATCGAGCTCTTCTATGAGGGCTTTTCGAATGCCACCCTCTGGCCGCTGTATCACGACGTGATCGCACCGCCGGAGTTCCACCGGACTTGGTGGGATGCCTACCGGCGGGTCAACCGAAGGTTCGCCGACGCCGTCATCCAGCACTCGAGCCCCGGCGCCACAGTCTGGGTCCAGGATTACCAGCTCCAACTCGTCCCCAGGATGCTCCGCGAGGCGCGACCGGACCTGAAGATCGGCTTCTTTAATCACATTCCCTTCCCTCCGCCGGAAATTTTCGCCCAGCTGCCGTGGCGCCGGGCCATCATCGACGGGCTGCTGGGGGCCGACCTGGTCGGATTCCAGCGAAGCAGCGACGCCGGAAACTTCATGCGCTCCGCCCGCCGCTTCCTCGGCGCCAGCGTCAAACAGCAACAGATCCATGTCCGCGGATCCGACGGCGAGACCACCCATATTGCCCGCGCCCAGGCGTTCCCCATCTCGATCGACGTCCAGCAAATCAGCGAACTGGCGGTTAATCCTGAAATCATCGAGCGCGCCCACCAGATCCGCCGCGATCTGGGCAATCCCAAGACGATCCTGCTCGGCGTCGACCGGCTCGACTACACCAAGGGCATCCAGCACCGGCTCAAGGCGTACGAGGAGCTGCTGGCGGACGGCAAGGTCAGCGTAGAGGACGCCGCGCTCATCCAGGTGGCGAGCCCCAGCCGGGAACGCGTGGAGCAGTACCGGCTGCTGCGCGAGGAGGTCGAGGGCACCGTCGGCCATATCAACGGCACCTACGACACCCTGCAGCACACCGCCGTGCGCTACCTGCACCACAGCTACCCGATCGAGGAAATGGTGGCGCTGTACCTTGCAGCGGACGTCATGCTGGTCACTGCCCTCCGGGACGGCATGAACCTCGTGGCCAAGGAATACGTCACGGCCCGCACGAACAATGACGGCGCGCTCGTGCTGAGCGAGTTCGCCGGCGCCGCGGACCAGCTCAAGCAGGCGCTGCTGATGAACCCGCACGACATCGACGGGCTCAAGGACACCATCATGAGGGCCGTCAAGATGCAACCGGGCGAGGCGGGGCGCCGGATGCGCTCGATGCGCAAACAGATCCTGGACCACGACGTCGACCGCTGGTCTTCCGACTTCCTCAGCGCCCTCGAAGAGAAGGTAATCCGCGATGACTCCTGAGACCGCGCCGCTGTCCCTCTCCCCCGAACTGCTGGCCGCCATCCGCCGGGTGGCAGCTACGGACGACCTGCTGGTCGCGATGGATTTCGACGGCACCATGGCACCCCTCGTGGACCACCCCGCGGATGCCCGTTCGCTCCCGCGTTCGGCGGCGGCCTTCGCCGCGTTGACCGGGCTGCCACGGACGACGACGGCGCTCATCTCGGGACGCGCGCTGGAGAGCCTGCGGGCTGTCGCCTTTCCTCCGGAGCAGACCCTGCTGATCGGCAGCCACGGTGCGGAAGTGTGGATGGGCCCGGGTTCCTCCCCGCTCGTCCTCGACGACGCGCAGCGTGAGTTGCTCGCCGGCGCGCGCCGGGTGCTGGAGGAGATCGTCGAAGAGGCCCCGGGCACCATGCTGGAGGATAAGCCCGCCGGCGTCGTGCTGCACACGAGGCTTGCCGCCGACGACGTCGCCGAAGACGCCGTGGCGGCGGCCCGCGCCGTGCTGCAGGACCGGCCAGGCGTCTTCCTGAAGAACGGCAACCGTGTACTGGAAACCGCCGTGGTCCGTGCCTCCAAGGGAGAGGGCGTGGACTTCCTGCGGCAGGCGACCGGGGCCTCCGCCGTGCTCTTCGCCGGCGATGACGTCACTGACGAGGACGCCTTGGGCAGGCTGCTCCCGGGGGATGTGGGCGTGAAGATCGGCCTGGATTTCACCCAGGCCGAGTTCCGCGTCGAGGCGCCGGTGCATGTCGCCGAACTGCTGGAAGCCCTCCTCCGGGAACGCAGGCATGCCGTGGGCTCCTGACGTCATGTAAGACGGATCACGTGTGACATTCGCGACTTTTTGGCCCTATTGCTAAAAATCTGACATACTCTGGTTGTGATGTGGCGCACAGTACCGTGCGGCGTCACTGGATACTCCTCGGCTTCGGCCGGGGAGTATGCGCACGACTGGACAACGATAATTGAATTAACAACTGCATAAAAAGGCCATTCACTACGGATCG harbors:
- a CDS encoding M14 family metallopeptidase codes for the protein MTFLNVTEIESALIGLNNAYPRLTQLLPLPNTTHEGRRSHALLIRGNRKFHCRPAFVFVSGVHAREWGGPDILVNLAADLLEAYTTHAGLAYGAKTFSAAEVKGIVNRTDVVVFPDINPDGRAYSMGGTPGPGQAMWRKNRNPASGGGSTGDAGVDVNRNYDFLWDFKTKFSPAANPVTLASADPGSGIFHGTGPFSEPETRNVQWLVDRFPRARYFVDVHSYSGVVLHPWGDDENQPADPSKSFMNTAWDGKRGVSGDAYGEYLPAARLAEVKAAAAVVGDGINAVRNQGYVSKQGFWLWGTTYPTSGASGDWAFTREFLNPRKGKLGGFCIEFNKNQTFFPSWAEMEDMILDVDSGLVNLCEYATPSWVQVIWCWKLSWWYRIADRFLTFWRRLFPPEIWGPYGPWTRIVRRLERVLERFSARRGG
- a CDS encoding DsbA family protein, producing the protein MSPANDPRQSKAERTAAAREKAREIREAQLKKEKRNKLLIGWGIVAAVVAIIVVVALVVTSNIQSNAPIADEGPTPANGNVHGGVTLLANSEVAKLAPATVKLADLPAAPATPPAEVTAPGAEPEADKPVKVVLYVDFICPVCKDFEARYNETLTGLRNEGKISVEYRPLGFLDTRSTTNYSSRAANAAACVVNESPEKYADFVNALFDRQPAEGGAGLSDADLKRMATDIGAKNIDQCVDDKTYRPYVKYSTQQASAIGVTGTPTVFVEGKQWGKGESAQIPFEQFLTAAIDAKQ
- a CDS encoding trehalose-6-phosphate synthase — protein: MQATDRADRADHGEEQTSEAEGTIQGTASEATAGAVSLYDFMVVSNRLPVDRCSPDEPGCEDGWRRSPGGLVTALAPMMTKTDGAWVGWHGAPDETVKPFSHGGIDLVPVQLSTEDIELFYEGFSNATLWPLYHDVIAPPEFHRTWWDAYRRVNRRFADAVIQHSSPGATVWVQDYQLQLVPRMLREARPDLKIGFFNHIPFPPPEIFAQLPWRRAIIDGLLGADLVGFQRSSDAGNFMRSARRFLGASVKQQQIHVRGSDGETTHIARAQAFPISIDVQQISELAVNPEIIERAHQIRRDLGNPKTILLGVDRLDYTKGIQHRLKAYEELLADGKVSVEDAALIQVASPSRERVEQYRLLREEVEGTVGHINGTYDTLQHTAVRYLHHSYPIEEMVALYLAADVMLVTALRDGMNLVAKEYVTARTNNDGALVLSEFAGAADQLKQALLMNPHDIDGLKDTIMRAVKMQPGEAGRRMRSMRKQILDHDVDRWSSDFLSALEEKVIRDDS
- the otsB gene encoding trehalose-phosphatase, which gives rise to MTPETAPLSLSPELLAAIRRVAATDDLLVAMDFDGTMAPLVDHPADARSLPRSAAAFAALTGLPRTTTALISGRALESLRAVAFPPEQTLLIGSHGAEVWMGPGSSPLVLDDAQRELLAGARRVLEEIVEEAPGTMLEDKPAGVVLHTRLAADDVAEDAVAAARAVLQDRPGVFLKNGNRVLETAVVRASKGEGVDFLRQATGASAVLFAGDDVTDEDALGRLLPGDVGVKIGLDFTQAEFRVEAPVHVAELLEALLRERRHAVGS